One window of the Dehalococcoidales bacterium genome contains the following:
- a CDS encoding DUF167 domain-containing protein — protein MGQLLKMKKERTLITVQVQPGASRNQVARYTDGVLHVRIAAPPVRGKANRELIAFLSDVLGVSKSSLSIEKGHTSRRKVIAVEGMEQGEVVGRIEGLDR, from the coding sequence ATGGGTCAACTACTCAAGATGAAGAAGGAGCGCACCCTCATCACGGTACAGGTCCAGCCCGGCGCCAGCCGGAACCAGGTCGCGCGCTACACCGACGGCGTCCTGCACGTGCGGATTGCCGCGCCTCCGGTCAGGGGCAAGGCCAACCGGGAGCTGATTGCGTTCCTCAGCGATGTCCTCGGCGTGAGTAAGAGCAGCCTGTCAATAGAGAAAGGCCACACCAGCCGGAGGAAGGTCATTGCGGTGGAGGGGATGGAGCAGGGGGAGGTTGTGGGACGGATTGAGGGTTTGGATAGGTGA
- a CDS encoding helix-turn-helix transcriptional regulator: MARHAGCTRQTIIALEQGKYVPSIKLAFGLARAFGVTIEEVFQYGETE, encoded by the coding sequence CTGGCCAGACACGCAGGCTGTACCCGGCAGACGATTATCGCCCTTGAGCAGGGAAAATACGTGCCTTCCATCAAGCTCGCATTCGGGCTTGCCAGGGCCTTCGGCGTCACGATAGAAGAGGTCTTTCAATACGGGGAGACAGAATAG
- a CDS encoding helix-turn-helix transcriptional regulator, with amino-acid sequence MARHAGCTRQTIIALERGKYVPSIKLAFGLARAFGVTIEEVFQYGETE; translated from the coding sequence CTGGCCAGACACGCAGGCTGTACCCGACAGACGATTATCGCCCTTGAGCGGGGGAAATACGTGCCTTCCATCAAGCTCGCCTTCGGGCTTGCCAGGGCCTTCGGCGTCACGATAGAAGAGGTCTTTCAATACGGGGAGACAGAATAG